One Cryobacterium psychrophilum DNA segment encodes these proteins:
- a CDS encoding methionine ABC transporter permease, translating to MLLDPSLPQFWSDLFQVLLVGTGQTLYMVGVSLLITIIVGLPLGIVLVGTEPGGLIESPFGSRRLGRVINRALEFAVNLGRSVPFIILMVALIPFTRLVVGTFIGSTAAIVPLAIVAIPFFARMVEIAIKEVDTGLIEAAESLGATRWQIVSKVLVPEALSPMILGLSTTVTSIINFSAMVGTVAGGGLGDVAVRFGYQRYSTIHMVAVVIVIFVIVMILQGLATMLAKRFAHKSRPNRAAQASSVLRPSAVSGA from the coding sequence GTGCTTCTGGATCCATCGCTGCCGCAATTCTGGTCTGACCTTTTCCAGGTGCTCCTGGTTGGCACCGGCCAGACCCTCTACATGGTGGGCGTCTCGCTGCTGATCACAATCATCGTGGGGCTTCCGCTGGGGATCGTGCTCGTCGGCACCGAACCCGGCGGCCTGATCGAGAGCCCGTTCGGCTCCCGCCGCCTCGGCCGTGTCATCAACCGGGCGCTCGAGTTCGCCGTCAACCTCGGCCGGAGCGTGCCGTTCATCATCCTGATGGTCGCGTTGATCCCGTTCACCAGACTGGTGGTGGGAACATTCATCGGCTCCACCGCCGCCATCGTGCCGCTGGCGATCGTGGCGATCCCGTTCTTCGCTCGCATGGTGGAGATCGCCATCAAGGAGGTCGACACGGGCCTGATCGAGGCTGCGGAGTCGCTCGGGGCCACTCGCTGGCAGATCGTTTCCAAGGTGCTTGTGCCGGAAGCACTCTCACCGATGATTCTCGGCCTGTCAACGACGGTCACCTCGATCATCAACTTTTCGGCCATGGTGGGCACCGTCGCCGGTGGCGGCCTTGGCGACGTTGCGGTGCGTTTTGGCTACCAGCGTTACAGCACCATCCACATGGTCGCTGTGGTCATCGTGATCTTCGTGATCGTGATGATCCTGCAGGGGCTGGCTACGATGCTGGCCAAGCGCTTCGCGCACAAGTCCCGGCCAAACCGGGCAGCCCAGGCGTCGTCGGTGCTGCGCCCCAGCGCCGTGAGCGGCGCGTAG
- a CDS encoding MetQ/NlpA family ABC transporter substrate-binding protein, with the protein MRFTSRRTHLAGAAVAISALFALTACAGSSDDSAATNADGDSLGTLTVGALATPAGDVLKFVEENLAADAGLDITFQEFTDYNTPNVALSDGSIDANLFQNATFLDTYNEQAGGSLVSVGEIYLPSAAFYSNTVTSLDDLEDGASIAIPNDPTNEGRALKILADEGLIETTDEPTALADITENPHKYEFLEIENATLPQAVQDVDVAFVTISFALPAGLTGDQAILLEGSDSPYFNVLATTPELEDDPRIVKLKELLLSDETQQFMIDTWGGLVIPAV; encoded by the coding sequence ATGCGCTTCACCTCCCGCCGCACGCACCTTGCCGGTGCCGCCGTTGCCATCTCCGCCCTGTTCGCCCTCACCGCCTGCGCCGGGTCCTCAGACGACTCCGCCGCCACGAACGCTGACGGGGACAGTCTGGGGACGCTCACCGTTGGCGCTCTGGCCACCCCGGCCGGCGACGTCCTCAAGTTCGTCGAGGAGAACCTGGCGGCTGATGCGGGACTTGACATCACGTTCCAGGAGTTCACGGACTACAACACTCCCAACGTGGCACTGTCCGACGGCTCGATCGACGCGAACCTGTTCCAGAATGCCACCTTCCTCGACACCTACAACGAGCAGGCCGGTGGAAGCCTGGTGAGCGTCGGCGAGATCTACCTGCCGAGCGCGGCGTTCTACAGCAACACCGTGACGTCCCTGGACGATCTCGAGGACGGTGCAAGCATTGCCATCCCGAACGACCCGACCAACGAGGGCCGTGCGCTCAAGATCCTCGCCGACGAGGGCCTGATCGAAACGACGGATGAGCCCACTGCGCTCGCCGACATCACCGAGAACCCGCACAAGTACGAGTTCCTGGAGATCGAGAACGCAACCCTGCCCCAGGCCGTGCAGGATGTCGACGTCGCGTTCGTGACCATCTCGTTCGCGCTGCCGGCTGGCCTCACCGGTGACCAGGCGATCCTGCTCGAAGGCTCGGACAGCCCGTACTTCAACGTGCTCGCCACCACGCCGGAGCTCGAAGACGACCCGCGCATTGTGAAGCTCAAGGAACTCCTGCTCTCCGATGAGACCCAGCAGTTCATGATCGACACCTGGGGCGGACTCGTCATCCCAGCCGTCTGA
- a CDS encoding CrcB family protein encodes MTPLTFIAVALAGGLGAAARLFVDGMLRSRLRGTLVLGTTVINVTGSLLLGLLTGLALVHLVSSDWLLVLGGGLLGGYTTFSTASVEIVRLLQQRRYRPALTVGLGMLVASVAAAGLGLWFGLSL; translated from the coding sequence ATGACCCCGCTGACTTTTATAGCCGTGGCACTTGCCGGTGGGCTGGGCGCGGCCGCCCGGCTTTTCGTCGACGGCATGCTGCGCTCACGGTTGCGGGGGACGCTCGTGCTTGGCACGACCGTGATCAACGTCACCGGGTCGCTGCTGCTCGGCCTCCTGACCGGTCTCGCCCTCGTGCACCTCGTGAGCAGTGATTGGCTGCTGGTGCTGGGCGGCGGACTCCTCGGCGGCTACACGACGTTCAGCACGGCGAGCGTCGAGATCGTTCGTCTGCTGCAGCAACGCCGGTACCGGCCGGCGCTGACTGTCGGGCTCGGCATGCTCGTGGCATCCGTTGCCGCGGCCGGGCTCGGCCTCTGGTTCGGTCTCTCCCTATGA
- a CDS encoding methionine ABC transporter ATP-binding protein, which translates to MISVQHVTKTFRSGGTVTAALQDVSLEVAEGEIFGVIGQSGAGKSTLIRAINLLERPDSGTVTVDGDELTALSPAALRQARRKIGMVFQHFNLLAGRTVRGNVELGLEIIGVDGDARRRRSLEILDLVGLADKASAYPAELSGGQKQRVGIARSLAGRPKVLLSDEATSALDPETTRSILDLVKTINTDLGLTVLLITHEMDVVKRICDSAALIEDGRIVEHGRIVSLISTAGSRLAHELFPLGDAPARPGDTVIDITFSGGSADSPVIAQLARSYGLDVSILGAAIETIGGNQAGRTRLALPGSPEGHARPIADLRSQGMLVEIVGE; encoded by the coding sequence GTGATCTCCGTTCAGCACGTCACCAAGACCTTCCGCTCCGGCGGCACCGTCACCGCTGCCCTCCAGGACGTCTCGCTCGAGGTGGCCGAGGGCGAGATCTTCGGGGTGATCGGCCAGAGCGGCGCGGGTAAGAGCACCCTGATCCGGGCGATCAATCTGCTTGAGCGACCCGACTCCGGCACAGTGACGGTCGACGGCGACGAGCTCACCGCGCTGTCGCCCGCAGCGCTCCGTCAAGCCCGCCGCAAGATCGGCATGGTCTTCCAGCACTTCAATCTGCTGGCCGGCCGCACGGTTCGCGGGAATGTGGAACTCGGCCTCGAGATCATCGGGGTCGACGGCGACGCTCGGCGCCGCCGTTCACTTGAGATCCTCGACCTGGTCGGACTCGCCGACAAGGCCAGTGCCTACCCCGCCGAACTCTCCGGCGGCCAAAAACAACGGGTGGGCATCGCCAGGTCGCTGGCCGGCAGACCCAAGGTGCTGCTCTCCGATGAGGCCACCAGTGCCCTCGACCCTGAGACCACCCGCTCGATCCTCGACCTGGTCAAAACCATCAACACCGACCTGGGCCTGACCGTGCTGCTCATCACCCACGAAATGGATGTCGTCAAGCGCATCTGCGACTCCGCTGCGCTGATCGAAGACGGCCGGATCGTTGAACACGGACGCATCGTCTCGCTGATCTCCACCGCCGGGTCCCGGCTCGCCCACGAATTGTTCCCGCTCGGGGACGCTCCGGCACGACCGGGCGACACTGTCATCGACATCACGTTCAGCGGCGGATCTGCCGACAGTCCGGTGATCGCCCAGCTGGCGCGCAGCTACGGCCTCGATGTATCGATCCTCGGCGCCGCCATCGAGACCATCGGCGGCAATCAGGCCGGCCGCACCAGGCTGGCGCTGCCGGGCAGCCCCGAGGGTCATGCGCGCCCGATCGCGGACCTGCGCAGCCAGGGCATGCTCGTCGAAATCGTGGGGGAATAG
- a CDS encoding CHY zinc finger protein has product MTSPPRIYGAVVDDQTRCVHYHSLRDVIAIKFACCRRYYPCFRCHGDSESHPAEQWLEGDVDHLAIVCGVCHTEMSIRSYQSVTHCPACAAEFNDGCRVHAHLYFALAPSS; this is encoded by the coding sequence ATGACCTCTCCCCCGCGCATCTATGGTGCGGTCGTCGATGACCAGACGCGGTGCGTGCACTATCACTCGCTCCGCGACGTGATCGCGATCAAGTTCGCCTGCTGCAGACGCTACTACCCGTGCTTTCGGTGCCATGGCGACAGCGAGTCGCACCCCGCCGAGCAGTGGCTCGAAGGCGACGTGGACCACCTTGCTATTGTGTGCGGCGTGTGTCACACGGAGATGAGCATCCGCTCATATCAGTCGGTGACGCACTGCCCCGCGTGCGCCGCCGAATTCAATGACGGCTGCCGCGTGCATGCGCACCTGTACTTTGCGCTGGCTCCGTCGTCATAG
- a CDS encoding fluoride efflux transporter FluC, whose translation MSDKAPVHMRWQYLALVFVGGTGGTALREVLLLLDPGAIAVTFAINVTGALLLGALLETLLRRGPDEGRRRGTRVLLGTGVLGGFTTYSALATDTSLLLADGSVGAALLYAGGTLILGAAATWLGIVGSASVHRRRNGGGLA comes from the coding sequence GTGAGCGACAAGGCGCCGGTGCACATGCGGTGGCAATACCTGGCCCTGGTTTTTGTGGGCGGCACCGGGGGGACCGCACTGCGTGAGGTGTTGCTGCTGTTGGATCCCGGTGCCATCGCCGTCACGTTCGCCATCAATGTCACGGGAGCGCTGCTGCTCGGCGCGCTGCTCGAGACCCTCCTGCGCCGCGGGCCTGATGAGGGTCGGCGGCGCGGGACCCGGGTGCTGCTCGGCACCGGCGTACTGGGAGGCTTCACGACCTACAGTGCCCTCGCGACCGACACGAGCCTGCTCCTGGCCGACGGCTCGGTGGGCGCCGCCCTGCTCTATGCCGGAGGGACCCTGATTCTCGGAGCCGCGGCCACCTGGCTGGGCATTGTAGGGTCGGCGAGCGTGCATCGCCGCCGCAACGGTGGAGGTCTCGCATGA
- a CDS encoding FAD-dependent oxidoreductase, with protein MRTLIVGGVAGGMSAATRLRRLDESAEIVVFERGQYVSFANCGLPYYVGGVIKNRSDLLLQTPESLASRFRLDVRINREVTSIDRRERTVTVRDTLTGDVSTETYDRLILAAGASARAAPSGLTTSTLRTIDDVDHIESVLSARPEGATAVVIGAGFIGLEAVENLVHRGVHVTLVELSGQPLTPLDPEMAAPLLATLQEHGVDVRLGTTVLGASAGNLVLALSDGTTVDADLVIDASGVHPDTSLAAQASLRIGASGGIWVDETQRTSDPFIYAVGDGVQKTDAVTGEPLLVTMAGLANRHGRAAADSIAGQPEPAAPALGTSIVGLFGLTVALTGWSEKRLVAAGRAHRIAHTHPASHAGYYPGAETMSMKLLIDSETDAILGAQIVGGSGVDKRIDVIATARAGGLTASALTRLELAYAPQFASAKDPVNQLGYVADNLRAATSRNIQWHELAGALAAGAALVDVRNVGEFDAGSIPGAINVPLDDLRHRLADLPPGSLIVHCQVGQRGHTAARILAQHGFDVRNLDGGYRTWLAGDSLRTTRTTPEGILV; from the coding sequence ATGAGAACACTTATTGTCGGCGGGGTGGCCGGCGGCATGTCCGCGGCAACCAGGCTGCGTCGGCTCGACGAGTCGGCCGAGATCGTGGTCTTCGAGCGCGGGCAGTACGTGTCATTCGCCAACTGCGGACTGCCCTATTACGTGGGCGGCGTGATCAAGAACCGCTCCGACCTGCTGCTGCAGACGCCCGAATCGCTCGCGTCCCGCTTTCGCCTCGACGTGCGCATCAACCGCGAGGTCACGTCCATCGACCGGCGCGAGCGCACGGTCACGGTGCGTGACACGCTCACCGGCGACGTCTCGACCGAAACCTATGACCGTCTCATCCTCGCGGCCGGCGCGTCTGCACGTGCAGCCCCAAGCGGGTTGACCACCTCCACCCTGCGAACGATCGACGACGTCGACCACATCGAGTCCGTGCTCTCGGCGCGGCCGGAGGGCGCAACCGCCGTGGTCATCGGAGCCGGGTTCATCGGGCTCGAGGCAGTGGAGAACCTCGTGCACCGCGGCGTGCACGTGACGCTCGTGGAGCTCAGCGGGCAGCCCTTGACTCCCCTTGACCCCGAGATGGCCGCCCCGTTGCTCGCGACGCTGCAGGAGCACGGCGTCGACGTGAGGCTCGGTACGACGGTGCTTGGTGCATCCGCTGGCAACCTCGTCCTTGCGTTGAGTGATGGCACCACCGTTGACGCCGACCTCGTGATCGATGCGAGCGGAGTACACCCCGACACCTCGCTCGCCGCCCAGGCGAGCCTGCGCATCGGTGCCAGTGGCGGCATCTGGGTCGATGAAACCCAGCGCACAAGCGACCCCTTCATCTACGCGGTCGGCGATGGCGTGCAGAAAACGGATGCCGTGACCGGCGAACCCCTGCTCGTGACCATGGCGGGCCTCGCCAACCGGCACGGGCGCGCGGCCGCGGACAGCATTGCCGGGCAGCCAGAGCCTGCCGCACCCGCGCTCGGAACGTCGATCGTCGGGCTTTTCGGTCTCACCGTGGCCCTCACCGGCTGGAGCGAGAAACGCCTCGTCGCCGCTGGCCGCGCCCACCGGATTGCACACACGCATCCCGCCTCGCATGCCGGCTATTACCCGGGCGCCGAGACCATGAGCATGAAGCTGCTCATTGATTCGGAGACGGATGCCATACTCGGCGCCCAGATCGTGGGCGGCAGTGGGGTTGACAAGCGCATCGACGTGATCGCAACGGCGAGAGCGGGCGGGCTCACGGCATCCGCTCTCACACGGCTGGAACTCGCGTACGCGCCGCAGTTCGCCTCAGCGAAAGACCCCGTCAACCAGCTGGGGTACGTGGCCGATAACCTGCGCGCCGCCACGAGTCGCAACATTCAGTGGCACGAACTCGCCGGGGCCCTCGCTGCCGGTGCGGCGCTTGTGGATGTGCGCAACGTCGGCGAATTCGACGCCGGCTCCATTCCGGGCGCCATCAATGTGCCGCTCGACGACCTGCGCCACCGCTTGGCGGATCTGCCGCCGGGTTCGCTGATCGTTCACTGCCAGGTGGGCCAGCGCGGCCACACGGCGGCCCGTATTCTTGCCCAGCACGGCTTCGACGTGCGCAATCTTGACGGCGGCTACCGTACCTGGCTCGCCGGCGATTCTCTCCGCACGACCCGCACCACTCCCGAAGGGATCCTCGTATGA
- a CDS encoding universal stress protein, with amino-acid sequence MTAKPIAHVIVGVLPGQPDAVVLQAATFAQRFDAELVCAYVDVNRYMIFDLGDGSMTSFPIDQDLLEPTDPSFDPALLEHLTTLLGGLDLSWSTRALAGDPALALGALADTIDAAMIVVGTREATVRATLGEFFNGAVAVHLAHRQHRPVVVIPLAPVPLDKALPWNES; translated from the coding sequence ATGACTGCCAAGCCGATTGCACATGTGATTGTTGGTGTCCTGCCGGGGCAGCCCGACGCCGTGGTTCTCCAGGCCGCCACGTTTGCCCAGCGCTTCGACGCCGAGCTCGTATGCGCCTACGTCGATGTGAATCGCTACATGATCTTCGATTTGGGCGACGGGTCGATGACGTCGTTTCCCATCGACCAGGACCTGCTGGAACCGACGGATCCGAGCTTCGACCCCGCACTGCTCGAGCATCTGACCACCCTGCTCGGCGGCCTCGACCTGTCGTGGTCGACTCGTGCGCTCGCCGGTGACCCGGCTCTGGCGCTCGGCGCCCTCGCCGACACCATTGATGCGGCGATGATCGTTGTCGGTACCCGCGAGGCCACCGTGCGGGCGACCCTGGGGGAATTCTTCAACGGCGCCGTCGCCGTGCACCTCGCGCACCGGCAACACCGACCCGTCGTCGTCATCCCGCTCGCACCGGTTCCCCTGGACAAGGCGCTGCCCTGGAACGAGTCCTGA
- a CDS encoding rhodanese-like domain-containing protein, whose amino-acid sequence MNEITVTELSALPDAVIVDVREDDEYANAHIPGVTHIPLSDFVARVNDVPDASPVYVVCAAGGRSAQAVSYLAGRGIDAVNVAGGTIAWQQAGLPVQQGA is encoded by the coding sequence ATGAACGAGATCACCGTAACCGAACTGTCCGCCCTCCCTGACGCCGTGATCGTGGACGTTCGCGAAGATGATGAATACGCCAACGCGCACATTCCCGGCGTCACTCATATTCCCCTGAGCGACTTCGTGGCCCGCGTCAATGACGTTCCGGATGCGAGCCCCGTCTACGTGGTGTGTGCAGCCGGTGGGCGCAGCGCACAGGCCGTCTCCTATCTGGCCGGGCGTGGGATCGACGCCGTGAACGTGGCCGGAGGAACCATCGCCTGGCAGCAGGCCGGCCTGCCGGTTCAGCAGGGAGCCTGA
- a CDS encoding metal-sensitive transcriptional regulator: MESVDTAAENAAENAAAQKKIVNRLRRAQGQLGAVITAVEAGGSCKDVVTQLAAVSSALDRAGFVIVSRAMRECIAKPDGEESLSVDELEKLFLTLA; the protein is encoded by the coding sequence ATGGAATCAGTGGATACCGCTGCCGAGAACGCTGCGGAGAACGCTGCCGCGCAGAAGAAGATCGTCAACCGCTTGCGCCGCGCGCAGGGCCAGCTGGGCGCCGTGATCACCGCAGTCGAGGCCGGCGGGAGCTGCAAAGACGTCGTCACGCAACTCGCGGCCGTGTCGAGCGCGCTCGACCGAGCCGGTTTCGTCATCGTGTCGAGGGCCATGCGTGAGTGCATCGCGAAGCCTGACGGTGAAGAATCCCTCAGCGTGGACGAACTTGAGAAGCTCTTTCTGACCCTCGCGTAG
- a CDS encoding GNAT family N-acetyltransferase: MTQHTSLPVDSDSRDMLAAHGLDLGILDPTDLVSARRWLQAEARGFHDSAHSNELLGVLEREIAIDRVTAVHDRSGADPDSPVATVRSWEMGLSVPGGGTLPAWAISSVTVAPTHRRRGIARALLPGELRSAQALGLPLAMLTVSEATIYGRFGFGPAAHQAHVHVDTTRARWIGPVPTGRVDFVTAASLVVEGPAIFERSRESGEVDRRPSWWSHALGLVPQDPDSGKRSLRCVRYDDAAGRAQGFAVYSIALGDDGYPARLDLADLVAATDDAYAALWHFVIDMDLVTEVSAPLRSVREALSWQVSDRRAVRKTLERDHLWLRILDVPTALSSRTYSAPGIFRLTVTDDLDFAAGDYLLTVDADGHGAAHPLAGEMPADAVHVTLAVADLGALYLGAGSAVDLARAGRLTTTTTDAAARLDATFHSPTCPRLSTGF, from the coding sequence GTGACCCAACACACTTCCCTCCCCGTCGACTCCGACTCCCGAGACATGCTGGCCGCGCACGGCCTTGACCTGGGCATTCTCGACCCCACTGACCTGGTGTCCGCCCGGCGGTGGCTGCAGGCCGAGGCCCGTGGCTTCCATGATTCGGCCCACAGCAACGAACTGCTCGGGGTGCTTGAACGTGAAATTGCCATTGACCGGGTGACCGCGGTGCACGATCGCAGCGGCGCTGACCCGGACTCCCCCGTCGCCACCGTGCGTTCCTGGGAGATGGGCCTCAGCGTTCCCGGCGGCGGTACGCTCCCCGCCTGGGCCATCAGCTCCGTCACGGTGGCCCCCACGCACCGCCGTCGAGGAATCGCCCGTGCGCTTCTCCCTGGCGAACTCCGCTCCGCGCAGGCTCTCGGTCTGCCGCTCGCCATGCTCACCGTGTCGGAGGCCACCATCTACGGGCGTTTCGGCTTCGGCCCGGCGGCTCACCAGGCACACGTGCACGTCGACACGACTCGCGCCCGCTGGATCGGCCCGGTCCCCACCGGTCGGGTTGACTTCGTCACCGCCGCCTCCCTCGTCGTTGAAGGCCCCGCCATCTTCGAGCGGTCCCGCGAGTCCGGCGAGGTCGACCGCCGCCCGAGCTGGTGGAGCCACGCCCTCGGCCTGGTTCCCCAGGACCCTGATTCCGGGAAGCGCAGTCTGCGTTGCGTGCGCTACGACGACGCCGCCGGCCGCGCGCAGGGCTTCGCCGTCTACTCCATCGCGCTCGGCGACGACGGGTATCCTGCCCGCCTCGATCTCGCAGACCTCGTGGCCGCGACCGACGATGCCTACGCCGCTCTGTGGCACTTCGTGATCGACATGGATCTGGTCACTGAGGTCAGCGCGCCGCTACGCAGCGTGCGTGAAGCGCTCTCCTGGCAGGTGAGCGACCGCCGAGCCGTGCGCAAGACGCTCGAGCGCGACCACCTGTGGTTGCGGATTCTCGATGTGCCCACCGCCCTCTCCTCCCGCACATATTCCGCTCCCGGAATATTCAGGCTCACCGTCACCGACGACCTTGATTTCGCCGCGGGGGACTACCTGCTCACGGTTGACGCCGACGGACACGGCGCGGCGCATCCGCTCGCCGGCGAGATGCCCGCCGACGCCGTGCACGTGACGCTCGCGGTGGCCGACCTTGGCGCGCTCTACCTCGGGGCCGGCAGCGCCGTCGACCTCGCCCGCGCCGGACGGCTCACCACGACCACGACGGATGCTGCCGCCCGCCTCGACGCCACCTTCCACTCCCCGACCTGCCCTCGCCTCAGCACCGGGTTCTGA
- a CDS encoding DsbA family protein yields MTERMMSNASGQPRPPRKDRRDQAREQSRLMRDDEHARAKRQRLLRRGGIGGIGGVLLAAATVAALVVANQNTPSYAGPLNMASDGILIGGDGTTVSAAMTPALAAGAKPVATDKSQLSDMVNIDIYVDYMCLLCGQFEATNAAQIASWVTAGNATVELHPLSILDTSSRGNNDSTRAANAAACVANFAPDSFLAVNTALFAKQLAEETGGLTDAQLQSLIEKAGATNPNIAACITKETFVPWVRAASDRALKGPLPNADITKVTGTPTVLVNGASYKGSLSDAKAFEAFVTAQTLATGTGGD; encoded by the coding sequence GTGACTGAGCGCATGATGAGCAACGCCTCCGGGCAGCCCCGCCCGCCCAGGAAAGACCGCCGCGACCAGGCCCGCGAACAGTCGAGGCTGATGCGCGACGACGAGCATGCGCGCGCCAAACGACAGCGCTTGCTCCGGCGTGGCGGCATTGGCGGCATCGGCGGCGTCCTCCTGGCTGCGGCGACCGTGGCGGCGCTCGTTGTCGCCAACCAGAACACTCCAAGCTATGCCGGGCCCCTCAACATGGCGAGCGACGGAATCCTCATCGGCGGCGACGGCACCACGGTGTCGGCCGCGATGACCCCCGCACTCGCCGCCGGGGCGAAGCCCGTGGCCACCGACAAGTCCCAGCTCAGCGACATGGTCAACATCGACATCTACGTCGACTACATGTGCCTCTTGTGCGGCCAGTTCGAGGCCACAAACGCCGCCCAAATCGCGAGCTGGGTCACCGCCGGCAACGCCACGGTGGAGCTGCACCCCCTCTCGATTCTCGACACCTCATCGCGTGGCAACAACGATTCCACGCGCGCAGCGAATGCGGCCGCATGCGTTGCCAACTTTGCCCCCGACAGTTTTCTCGCCGTGAACACGGCTCTCTTCGCGAAACAGCTGGCCGAGGAAACGGGGGGCCTCACCGACGCTCAGCTGCAGAGCCTGATCGAGAAGGCCGGGGCCACCAACCCGAACATCGCGGCCTGCATCACGAAAGAGACTTTCGTCCCCTGGGTCCGTGCTGCCTCGGATCGCGCGCTGAAGGGCCCCCTGCCCAACGCCGACATCACCAAGGTCACCGGCACGCCCACCGTGCTCGTGAACGGCGCGTCCTACAAGGGTTCACTTAGCGATGCGAAGGCCTTCGAGGCCTTCGTGACGGCGCAGACTCTGGCGACGGGCACCGGCGGCGACTAG
- a CDS encoding NAD-dependent epimerase/dehydratase family protein — translation MRIAVTGGSGKLGRSVVARLSSERHDVTNLDQSGPRGAGFTKIDLTDYGQVVDVMFGINDRTDGFDAVVHLGAIPAPGLHADVATFHNNMLSTYNVFQAARRAGIKRIVYASSETVLGLPFDIDPPYIPVDEEYPARPESTYSLVKHLEEQMAIELVRWDPTLSITALRFSNVMDPDDYAAFPAFDADTTLRKWNLWGYIDGRDGAQAVLRALETAAPGFETFIIAAADTVMTRSSATLAAEVFPGVSVVKDVSEHETLLSIDKARRLLGFAPEHSWRDHT, via the coding sequence ATGAGAATTGCAGTCACCGGCGGTAGCGGCAAGCTCGGGCGCAGTGTTGTCGCCCGACTGTCGAGCGAGCGACACGACGTCACCAACCTCGACCAGTCGGGGCCTCGCGGTGCCGGCTTCACGAAGATCGACCTCACCGATTACGGCCAGGTCGTCGACGTGATGTTCGGCATCAACGACCGCACCGATGGGTTCGACGCGGTCGTGCACCTCGGCGCCATTCCGGCACCCGGCCTGCACGCGGACGTGGCCACGTTCCACAACAACATGCTGTCCACCTACAACGTGTTCCAGGCCGCGCGACGAGCGGGCATCAAGCGCATCGTCTACGCGTCGAGCGAGACCGTGCTCGGCCTGCCGTTCGACATCGACCCGCCCTACATCCCCGTCGACGAGGAGTACCCGGCCCGCCCGGAGAGCACGTACTCGCTCGTGAAGCACCTCGAAGAGCAGATGGCGATCGAACTCGTGCGCTGGGATCCGACGCTGAGCATCACGGCACTGCGTTTCTCCAACGTGATGGATCCCGACGACTACGCCGCGTTCCCCGCATTCGATGCCGATACCACACTGCGCAAGTGGAACCTCTGGGGTTACATCGACGGCCGCGACGGAGCGCAGGCGGTACTGCGGGCGCTCGAGACGGCCGCGCCCGGCTTTGAGACGTTCATCATTGCGGCGGCGGACACCGTGATGACGCGTTCCTCGGCGACCCTCGCCGCTGAGGTTTTCCCGGGCGTCTCGGTGGTCAAGGACGTATCCGAACACGAAACGCTGCTCTCGATCGACAAGGCCCGGCGCCTGCTCGGTTTCGCCCCGGAGCACAGCTGGCGCGACCACACCTAG